From the genome of Parazoarcus communis, one region includes:
- a CDS encoding urease subunit beta: MIPGELMPLDGEIELNVGRSTLTLSVTNTGDRPIQVGSHYHFAETNAALDFDRTAARGFRLNIAAGTAVRFEPGQSRTIELVALDGARKVFGFNAQVMGAL; this comes from the coding sequence ATGATTCCAGGCGAACTCATGCCGCTCGACGGCGAGATCGAACTCAATGTCGGACGCTCGACGCTGACGCTGTCAGTCACGAATACCGGCGACCGCCCGATCCAGGTCGGCTCGCACTACCATTTTGCCGAAACCAATGCCGCGCTCGACTTCGATCGCACGGCTGCACGCGGTTTCCGCCTCAACATTGCCGCCGGGACGGCGGTGCGTTTCGAGCCGGGACAGTCGCGCACGATCGAACTGGTTGCACTGGACGGTGCGCGCAAGGTGTTCGGCTTCAACGCCCAGGTCATGGGAGCGCTCTGA
- the ureA gene encoding urease subunit gamma, with the protein MELSPREKDKLLIFTAGLLAERRRARGLKLNYPESVAFITCAILEGARDGKTVAELMSYGATLLTRDDVMDGVAEMIPDIQVEATFPDGTKLVTVHNPII; encoded by the coding sequence ATGGAACTGAGCCCACGCGAGAAGGACAAGCTGCTGATTTTCACCGCCGGACTGCTCGCCGAGCGGCGTCGGGCGCGCGGCCTGAAGCTGAACTACCCGGAGTCGGTCGCCTTCATCACCTGCGCGATCCTTGAAGGTGCGCGCGACGGCAAGACCGTGGCCGAGCTGATGAGCTACGGCGCTACCCTGCTCACACGCGACGACGTGATGGACGGCGTGGCCGAGATGATTCCCGATATTCAGGTCGAGGCCACCTTCCCGGACGGCACGAAACTGGTCACCGTGCATAACCCCATCATCTGA